The window TTAGCGGCTGTGTGAAACAAACATTGTGAACACTGTgatcagaaaacaaaaaaatgttcatccaattaaatagagtcggaccaacatctctcataattccgataagtagcccaaaatacctgtcagcaaatgcagatttaaacaatggcgcagccgtttgtacgcagctccgagAGAGAGCATGTGCGCGCGATCGGTCAAAACATGGTGaatcaaactttttaaaaacctgtatcaatattggagttacctttgcacgctggagaaaggatgacaccatgtctgaaggatttctcttagaacggtaatgttctgttttagaactgttttagcttcacacAAAGCTGATGCAACGTTAAGATGTTACAAATGGGTTacatcttcacagaagtgttgttcagctactAAAATCTTTCGATAAAAGATttataagactattttcagtttcataagggaccttttacagcatcaatgacgtagattttaattagtttaacaacaaaacacaagtaaatagcgctattctgcctagtctctctctatattgtttaccatgcaactctaaatattcgctctgatatagcatgtcagtttggcttgcatgccgccggacaagcactagtcgcttttaacacattcTTTTGTGGTGCTCCTGTTTCAGGAGCCATGGCTCTAGACGGCAAGgtagctgttagcattgtggaagatcacctactgcacctttaacacaattcaatttagattgttttggaatattattagctccataataTAACAAAAGTTAACAGGAACTTTAAACACATTCGACCTTCCCTGACTTTCAGACAAATCCCATTCGGGCAAATTTCTGAGTGtctctatagcaggggtcaccaatcctggtcctggagggccggtgtccctacagggtttagctccaacttgcctcaacacacctgcctggatgtttcaagtacacctagtaagaccttgattagcttgttcaggtgtgtttgattagggttggagctcaaatctgcaggacaccggccctccaggaacaagtttggtgaccactgctctatagTCTATATACAAttagaaatattttattaaattgctgttgtttttttgagAAGCAAGAACCAAGCACAAGTTTCTTGTACATTACATACAGACAGGTGCGAAAGTAATAGCTTGCTTGCTGCAGTTCCCTAAACATCCACTAGTGTTGCTACATATAGCACCTTTCTAAAAGATCAAATTAACCAGAAATCTAACCATCACACAAACATTTGCAacattgtgtttaaaagaaagcaAAAACCCAAGCAACACATTAGTACTCACCAATCACAGGTGATTTGACTGCGTTTGAATCAGACAGAGGTGTTAAAGGTGTGATGGGTGCACTTTGTGACTTTGAAGACTCTATGTTCGAGACATCAACCTCCACAGGCTCGTCTTTTGGTTTGGGGTTCACAGTCCTGAAACCTTTCTTGGCCTTTGGAACTTTGTGTGGAACTGGACGAGGGGAGGATGAAGGGGGTTCAGGAGCTAAGAGAAGCGGGGGTGCTGAGGGAGTTGCAGACGGAGATAAAAGTGGAGTCAGTGAGGGCGGCTCCAGGGTAGAGAGAGATCCTGCAGAAGCAGCCCGTTGGGCCATCACCTCTCGCAGGGTAGCCATGGGAGACCCCTTGACAGACCACTCTGTGATGCCGAGCTGCCGGAGGTGATAGCGAGCGTGACTTGCTAAACTCTGACTCTTCTTAAATTTCTCATGACAGAAATCACATTTGACAGTTTTAGATGATTCACCTTTGGAGGACGAAAGAGAAAAGTATGTTAGGACCAGAGATAAAGTCTCAACTGTGTTTCTCAATCACATTGcaagaggaccaccagctctgcacattttccatgtctcctttattaaacacacctgattcacatCCTCAGCTCATTAACAGCCTGAAAGACTTGAAAAGTGTGTGGCAGACAAAGGAGACAAAAAGTGCAGTGCAGTGTGAGAACCACAgcttaaatacaatacaaaagaTTTTTGATCTTTCACCCTTAAGTGAATATACACCGAGATCTGTTTGGTATTGAGGGAGTATATCTTTGGTATATTTCTCCAAACATAATTCTTTATGTTTAGCAGAACCAAGAAATTTACACAGGTCTGGAACAACCAGAGCATGAGTAAACAAagacagaagttttttttttgggtgaactatgcctttaagtaaATGTAATGCTATCTATCAAAAACCAATCAAAAAAccaatcaaaaaatataaataaaaaaactcatcTGGTGCTCATTTATGAAGaaagaaattaatattattatacattttgaaAACTTTTGTTGTGcttaacatttttgtaaaaacaaaatatctcatAAGAACATCATTTAGCTGTTATTGACATCCTTGctgaatattataaataaataaatcaaaataatgataattatataataattatataatgatatttatacacacacacacacacacacacacacacacacacacacacacacacagacacacacacagacacacacacacacacacacacacacacacacacacacacacacacacacacacactctctctctctctctctctaacggagagaagatttttttttttttccaacacatttctaaacgatgttttgataactcatctctaataactgatttattttatctttgccatgatgactaaataatatttgacttctatacagcttaaagtgacatttaaaagcctaactaggttaattagtttagcTAGGCTATCGAACCACTATCGCCAAAAaattggcttaaaggggctaataattttgaccttaaaatgctttttaaaaatggaaaaactgcttttattctagccgaaataaaacaaataagactttctacagaagataaaatattatcagacatactgtgaaaatttcctgactgttaaacataatttgggaaatatttaaaatatttgaaaaaaaattcaaaggggggctaataattctgacttatattattatctatatatataaaaaaaaaaaaatatatatatatatatatatatatatatatatatatatatatatatagttaaatataaaatttacattttgctttttaaaaaactatttcaaaGTTTCCAGTTTTTGTCATTTGGGTTATTTCAAACATTCTGCCAACATTAGAAAACCCttagttttacaaaaaataatattacattaataattattttctcACCATGACAGCGTGATTTAAACTCTGCTTGATCGCCAAGGGACAAACTTGCTGAAGCATCTGAAGAAATCTTGCATTTCTTCACTGAGGGAGTTGATTTCAGTTCTGTTTTCTCAATGAGAGGCAATGCTTCTGAAACATCTGCAGAAACCTTCTGCTTTTTGGCTGGTGGAGATGATTTCGATTCTGCTTTACCACTGACAGGCAATATGCTCAAAACATCTGGAGAGAGCTTTTTCTTCTTCCTTGAAGGTGATTTTAGTTCTGTTTGGCCACTGAGAGGCATGTTCCCTGAAAAATCCTGTGAAATCTTCTTCTTTTTGGCTGAGACAGTGGATTTAAATTGAGCTTTTTTGCTGAGTAAGTTCCCTGAAACATCCAAAGAAGTTTTCTGCTTTTTGACTGAGGGAGGTATTATACGAATAGATGTCAGTCCTTTAAGTACCAAAGAGGAAGGAGATGGATTTTTGCTGGTAGATGATGATGTGGAAGGAACAGAGGTGAGTGAAGTGCGATCCTTAATGTCTGGGATGTCCAGCAGACCAGCACTGGCTTTTTCCTGGAAATCCTCGCTCTGGATAATTTTATGGAGCAATTCTATGGGAGCACCTTTAGAGTCCAAATGGACGCCAAACTGCCGGAGGTGGGACCGTGCATGGCTGGATAGACCTTTACGAGTCTCATACCACGCTCCACATAATTCACACACATGGACGTCTTCCCTCTTTGTGGAATTCGTCATAGTTGCTGGTGAAAAAGCACAAAATGCATTTcagaatttgtttattttaatgttacaCGCAAAGATTTAATTAGCTTGCTTTATAGAGTGGTAAAATTAGCAAGTCCAAGATTTAATTCCACTTCCACACAcgttccaacattttttttattgcagttacTTACTTAAATTAAGTGGAGCGTCTGTTTCCTGAGGAGCCCAGAGGGGTTTGGCGGAGGCCAGAGAGAGGGAGGTAGATGGACTGCTATCACCAATTCTGGATTCAAGAGCCTTCGGAAGAGACGAGGCCACAGGACTGGACACTACAATCTTCTTTGAAGATTTTTTACTAGTCTTCCCTACAGCGAAAGTCAGACCAGCCAGTGATCCTTTTACAGCAGAGGGGGCAGACGATGAGGAAAGAGCATATTTCTTCTTTACAATGTTGGATATTTTAATCTTCAGTTTGGGCCCAGGTTTCTTTTTGAGGATGTGGGACGGAAGTTTACTTTTTTTAGCAGGCTTGGCCTTGACCTGGGACTTGTGTTTGTACTTTTTGACAGGCTTGGCCTGTTTTTTGAACTTAGGTAGAGTTCCACCTCTTTCCTTCATGAGCTTGGACAGAAGGTCTATAGGAGCTCCACTGCTGTCAGACACCGCCACTCCCAGCTGCCGAAGATGAAACCGTGCATGACTAGAGAGGCCAGGTCTGGTTTCAAAATTGGTCCCACAAAACTCACAACTGTGGATGCCTGCTGTAAGAATGTGAGAATGCATAAAGTGAATATATCTGTATGCCGGGTTCAGAGCTTTTTTTCTACTGGTTCGATCGGGCCAGAGGTTCaggtttttacttgccctgccaaaattttcactggccccaccaaaaaaaaaagggaatttaatagttattttttagccacatattttaaataatgtgtcaaaattgaagtctgtgaatctagaatttcaatacttatttttttttttaaataaaagtgatatgcaaacaaaaagagcagaggaaaatgtggaggtattttattgcggttcgaaattttttaacaaaaggtggctgacttgtcaaactgacagcaaactgt is drawn from Danio rerio strain Tuebingen ecotype United States chromosome 6, GRCz12tu, whole genome shotgun sequence and contains these coding sequences:
- the wiza gene encoding protein Wiz isoform X2, which translates into the protein MENTAVDTAKTSTATFSKEPLVSEVHKDESDCIHSCEFCGTNFETRPGLSSHARFHLRQLGVAVSDSSGAPIDLLSKLMKERGGTLPKFKKQAKPVKKYKHKSQVKAKPAKKSKLPSHILKKKPGPKLKIKISNIVKKKYALSSSSAPSAVKGSLAGLTFAVGKTSKKSSKKIVVSSPVASSLPKALESRIGDSSPSTSLSLASAKPLWAPQETDAPLNLTTMTNSTKREDVHVCELCGAWYETRKGLSSHARSHLRQFGVHLDSKGAPIELLHKIIQSEDFQEKASAGLLDIPDIKDRTSLTSVPSTSSSTSKNPSPSSLVLKGLTSIRIIPPSVKKQKTSLDVSGNLLSKKAQFKSTVSAKKKKISQDFSGNMPLSGQTELKSPSRKKKKLSPDVLSILPVSGKAESKSSPPAKKQKVSADVSEALPLIEKTELKSTPSVKKCKISSDASASLSLGDQAEFKSRCHGESSKTVKCDFCHEKFKKSQSLASHARYHLRQLGITEWSVKGSPMATLREVMAQRAASAGSLSTLEPPSLTPLLSPSATPSAPPLLLAPEPPSSSPRPVPHKVPKAKKGFRTVNPKPKDEPVEVDVSNIESSKSQSAPITPLTPLSDSNAVKSPVIAAKTENQEPKQFVCCDYCGEMFDTRKALSCHARSHLRQLGAKWSLKFPPIEALHELMRREGTVRASQIKPESALGAPVQIKKKAITPPKLTLSPVENKKPEDGAGCDATCELCGFDFENRKALASHARAHLRQQGVDWKVHGSPIETLMAWMKSEPQKVAELHKSYMRGQLPFVKKVPRKTSTPYSSSDSESVRLGSPKASSKDSAGQPQVSQNSKAARDGKAGMSHYSTHKKRPPSDELSSDSLIQSPTARSELNVRLPRGFERRPTKHSSHSESRSGETEPSKPPRVGNIPSLVPRPPETSLVKLVGKIYSLKCRFCEEVFHGPLSIQEDWVMHLQQHILKLKQDSGSSAQPPLSQPETPLLIGPQAV
- the wiza gene encoding protein Wiz isoform X1: MENTAVDTAKTSTATFSKEPLVSEVHKDESDSGIHSCEFCGTNFETRPGLSSHARFHLRQLGVAVSDSSGAPIDLLSKLMKERGGTLPKFKKQAKPVKKYKHKSQVKAKPAKKSKLPSHILKKKPGPKLKIKISNIVKKKYALSSSSAPSAVKGSLAGLTFAVGKTSKKSSKKIVVSSPVASSLPKALESRIGDSSPSTSLSLASAKPLWAPQETDAPLNLTTMTNSTKREDVHVCELCGAWYETRKGLSSHARSHLRQFGVHLDSKGAPIELLHKIIQSEDFQEKASAGLLDIPDIKDRTSLTSVPSTSSSTSKNPSPSSLVLKGLTSIRIIPPSVKKQKTSLDVSGNLLSKKAQFKSTVSAKKKKISQDFSGNMPLSGQTELKSPSRKKKKLSPDVLSILPVSGKAESKSSPPAKKQKVSADVSEALPLIEKTELKSTPSVKKCKISSDASASLSLGDQAEFKSRCHGESSKTVKCDFCHEKFKKSQSLASHARYHLRQLGITEWSVKGSPMATLREVMAQRAASAGSLSTLEPPSLTPLLSPSATPSAPPLLLAPEPPSSSPRPVPHKVPKAKKGFRTVNPKPKDEPVEVDVSNIESSKSQSAPITPLTPLSDSNAVKSPVIAAKTENQEPKQFVCCDYCGEMFDTRKALSCHARSHLRQLGAKWSLKFPPIEALHELMRREGTVRASQIKPESALGAPVQIKKKAITPPKLTLSPVENKKPEDGAGCDATCELCGFDFENRKALASHARAHLRQQGVDWKVHGSPIETLMAWMKSEPQKVAELHKSYMRGQLPFVKKVPRKTSTPYSSSDSESVRLGSPKASSKDSAGQPQVSQNSKAARDGKAGMSHYSTHKKRPPSDELSSDSLIQSPTARSELNVRLPRGFERRPTKHSSHSESRSGETEPSKPPRVGNIPSLVPRPPETSLVKLVGKIYSLKCRFCEEVFHGPLSIQEDWVMHLQQHILKLKQDSGSSAQPPLSQPETPLLIGPQAV